A single window of Leeuwenhoekiella sp. MAR_2009_132 DNA harbors:
- a CDS encoding DUF5107 domain-containing protein, translating into MSKVKAWRETVVIPTYEVGTPEKYPVFLEKRVYQASTGSVYPHPVIEQISDEKVDKEWDVIFIENDYIQLMILPALGGRIQRAYDKIRQRDFVYYNHVIKPALVGLTGPWISGGIEFNWPQHHRPSTYDPTDSYIEENKDGSITVWVSELERMFRTKGMAGFTLHPDKAYLEIKAQLYNRTPHPQTFLWWANPAVAVNDEYQSVFPPDVNAVFDHGKRDVSEFPIAKGEYYKVDYAPGTDISRYKNIPVPTSYMAITSKYDFVGGYENDSKGGLLHVADHNVSPGKKQWTWGNGDFGQAWDRNLTDEDGPYIELMCGVYTDNQPDFSWMHPYEEKSFKQYFMPYYNVGVVKNATKEALLNLEIENGKARLKIYVTGIYENAKVTLTAADYVYLEETLDLDPATGFDTLIDTATADYKDLKATLTNANGKVLVSWSPGDDSVDEIPEAAKAAKEPQDIDTVEQLFLNGLHLEQYRHATFDATAYYLEALERAPGDVRCNNAMGLWKMKHGKFEEALAYFNSAIETLTNRNPNPYNGEPYFNKGVVLNYLGRKDEAYAAFFKSCWNAAWQAAGYFNLAQIDCERADFDKALELVDKALISNWHNHKARHLKAIILRKTGNKDEALQLIEDSLQIDRFNFGVRYERFLLTGDQEDLVTLKELLRGYQHNYIEFALDYAQAGQYEEAIALLKEIAQGEQVYPLVGYFIGYFYQQKEDNTNASEWFKKAQDLSQDYCFPNRLEEVIALQAAFDFDSTDAKASYYLGNFWYASRQYKEAQNCWEASIRLDENNAICHRNLSLLYYNKTNQKDLARKHLEQAFKLDPTDARLLMELDQLYKKINVSVEERLELLEQNLSLTQSRDDLYLERIALYNFKGDHEKALELIESRQFHPWEGGEGKVPFQHINTHVELAKKLLSNDKAEDAIIHLEAAQEYPHNLGEGKLFGSQENDIFYWLGCAYEQLGKTQSAKEAWQKASEGLSDPSPAIFYNDQQPDKIFYQGLALLKLGEQAEAEKRFENLKNYGEAHKEDAVKLDYFAISLPDLLIWEENLQVRNRIHCDYLIGLGALGLDNLAAAEKALTAVLNQDLYHLPAQLHHLMISNSELSIK; encoded by the coding sequence ATGAGTAAAGTTAAAGCTTGGAGAGAAACCGTAGTAATCCCTACGTATGAAGTAGGAACACCAGAAAAATATCCTGTATTTTTAGAAAAGCGAGTGTATCAGGCCAGTACGGGTTCTGTGTATCCGCACCCGGTAATTGAGCAGATAAGTGACGAGAAAGTAGACAAAGAATGGGATGTTATTTTTATAGAAAATGACTACATTCAGCTAATGATTCTCCCAGCTCTAGGAGGAAGAATACAGCGTGCTTATGATAAAATACGTCAGCGTGATTTTGTGTATTACAATCATGTTATAAAACCTGCACTGGTAGGATTAACCGGTCCGTGGATTTCTGGTGGTATAGAATTCAACTGGCCGCAACACCACAGACCTAGTACATATGATCCTACAGATTCCTATATTGAAGAAAATAAAGATGGAAGCATAACTGTTTGGGTTAGTGAACTCGAGCGTATGTTCCGCACAAAGGGTATGGCAGGTTTTACACTACACCCTGATAAAGCTTATCTAGAAATAAAAGCACAGTTATATAACCGTACACCTCACCCGCAAACGTTTTTATGGTGGGCAAATCCTGCAGTAGCTGTTAATGATGAGTATCAGTCTGTTTTTCCTCCAGATGTAAACGCGGTTTTTGATCACGGTAAGCGTGATGTGTCTGAATTTCCTATCGCAAAAGGAGAATATTACAAAGTAGATTACGCACCGGGCACCGATATATCTAGATACAAGAATATTCCTGTACCTACATCTTATATGGCAATTACTTCAAAATACGATTTTGTAGGCGGCTATGAGAATGATAGTAAAGGCGGATTATTACACGTAGCAGACCATAATGTGTCGCCGGGTAAAAAACAGTGGACGTGGGGTAATGGTGATTTTGGTCAGGCCTGGGATCGTAACTTAACAGATGAAGACGGACCGTATATTGAGCTTATGTGTGGCGTTTACACAGACAATCAGCCAGATTTCTCGTGGATGCATCCGTATGAAGAGAAAAGTTTTAAGCAGTATTTTATGCCGTATTACAACGTAGGTGTGGTAAAAAATGCTACTAAAGAAGCCTTACTTAATTTGGAAATAGAAAATGGAAAGGCAAGATTAAAAATTTATGTTACGGGTATCTATGAGAATGCAAAAGTAACTTTAACCGCTGCAGACTATGTTTATCTTGAAGAAACGCTTGACCTTGATCCTGCAACCGGTTTTGATACCTTAATAGATACGGCAACTGCAGACTATAAAGATTTAAAAGCAACGCTTACTAATGCTAACGGTAAAGTGCTGGTAAGCTGGTCGCCCGGTGATGATAGCGTAGATGAAATTCCTGAAGCGGCAAAGGCGGCAAAAGAACCTCAGGACATAGATACAGTAGAGCAATTATTTTTAAATGGGTTGCATCTTGAGCAATACCGTCACGCAACCTTTGATGCGACGGCTTATTATCTTGAAGCTTTAGAGCGCGCTCCCGGTGATGTACGCTGTAATAACGCTATGGGGTTGTGGAAGATGAAGCATGGTAAATTTGAAGAGGCGCTTGCATATTTTAATTCTGCTATAGAAACACTTACAAATAGGAACCCCAATCCCTATAACGGGGAACCTTATTTTAATAAGGGTGTTGTTCTCAACTATCTAGGTAGAAAAGATGAGGCATACGCCGCTTTTTTCAAATCCTGTTGGAATGCTGCCTGGCAAGCTGCCGGCTATTTTAATCTCGCACAAATAGATTGTGAACGAGCAGATTTTGATAAGGCATTAGAGTTAGTAGATAAGGCTTTAATAAGTAACTGGCACAATCACAAGGCAAGACATTTAAAGGCGATTATCTTAAGAAAAACAGGAAACAAAGATGAGGCACTTCAGCTTATAGAAGATTCACTTCAGATAGACCGTTTTAATTTTGGAGTACGTTATGAGCGCTTTCTGCTAACCGGTGATCAAGAAGATTTAGTAACACTTAAAGAATTATTGCGAGGCTACCAGCATAATTATATAGAGTTTGCACTCGATTATGCACAGGCAGGACAATATGAAGAGGCAATTGCATTGCTTAAAGAGATAGCTCAGGGAGAGCAAGTGTATCCGCTAGTGGGTTATTTTATAGGATATTTCTATCAGCAAAAAGAAGATAACACTAATGCTTCAGAATGGTTTAAAAAGGCTCAGGATCTGTCGCAAGATTACTGTTTTCCAAACCGTTTAGAAGAGGTAATTGCATTGCAGGCGGCTTTTGACTTTGATTCTACAGATGCTAAAGCTTCTTATTATTTGGGTAATTTCTGGTATGCTTCTCGTCAATACAAAGAGGCGCAAAATTGCTGGGAAGCGTCAATAAGACTTGATGAGAACAATGCTATTTGTCACCGTAACCTTTCTTTATTGTATTACAATAAAACTAATCAAAAAGATTTAGCACGTAAGCATCTAGAACAGGCATTTAAACTAGATCCTACAGACGCACGTTTGTTGATGGAGCTGGATCAGTTGTACAAAAAAATAAATGTTTCCGTAGAAGAGCGTTTAGAACTTTTAGAGCAAAACTTAAGCTTAACGCAATCTCGAGATGATTTGTATTTAGAGCGTATTGCTTTATATAACTTTAAAGGTGATCACGAGAAAGCTTTAGAATTGATAGAATCACGACAGTTTCACCCGTGGGAAGGTGGTGAGGGGAAAGTTCCTTTTCAGCACATAAATACTCACGTAGAATTAGCAAAAAAACTTTTAAGTAATGACAAGGCAGAGGATGCAATAATTCATCTGGAAGCCGCTCAGGAATACCCTCACAATTTAGGAGAAGGCAAACTCTTTGGCTCACAGGAAAATGATATATTTTATTGGCTAGGTTGTGCCTATGAGCAATTAGGCAAAACACAATCTGCAAAAGAAGCGTGGCAAAAAGCGTCTGAAGGACTAAGTGACCCTAGCCCGGCGATATTTTACAACGATCAGCAGCCAGATAAAATATTTTATCAGGGTCTCGCTTTACTAAAATTAGGGGAGCAGGCCGAAGCCGAAAAGCGTTTTGAAAACCTAAAAAATTATGGAGAGGCACATAAAGAAGATGCTGTTAAGCTTGATTATTTTGCAATCTCATTACCCGATTTATTGATCTGGGAAGAAAATTTGCAAGTGCGTAACCGTATTCACTGTGACTATCTTATAGGTTTAGGCGCTTTAGGTTTAGATAATTTAGCAGCTGCCGAAAAAGCCCTAACTGCAGTTTTAAATCAGGATTTATACCACCTGCCCGCGCAGTTACATCATTTGATGATTTCTAATTCTGAATTAAGTATCAAATAA
- a CDS encoding sulfatase, translated as MMHLKQYITGMLTTLLCGVCLPYFAQERPNILWITFEDTSPQFMGSYDNSDAETPVFDRMASQGVRYTNAFSTNTVCSPSRTSIITGVPTYELGTGNHRSNYAIPDFIKGFPKYLKDAGYYVTNNSKTDYNVKNEKDFIAETWNESSNTAGWWNKEESKPFFAVFNIADSHQSRTMSMSYEWYEQNVLNYLPVAVKNANNKLDDAAEHSQQAIPQFSEGKIDFTSLHKMHHISDTAFAMPPFYRDSPNMRKQMARVYNSLKLTDIKMGKLLERLQSEGFMENTIIFIFADHGEGMPRMKTNGIGLGYRVPFVVWFPERYKHLAPNGKTGVVTEELVSFEDLAPTVLKLANVSKPEYLKGRNFLGGEPEKAPEYLFLASDRADNGPDLVRSVTDGRYMYSRNFMPFYPELKYIHYIEQGEITAHMREDFKDNKLNETQKSIFNRRPLETLYDLKNDTWEIKNLATNTQYDSIVRKMRKALIENIKERRDVNFMPEYELNRDFDTGSAYTEKSHRAYYPISEILNMALNVGSADEQSIQNKMEGLDHKNKFVRYWAALGLYSERNSLSRKTLIQIKSKLNETYKPAQITLAAALYDRENNNDALEILKNAISVKNAETSLMAINYLLYIKNRSPFLRDVTLLNNTDAPYKVKAACLDFLNLEEAIN; from the coding sequence ATGATGCATTTAAAACAGTATATAACTGGTATGCTAACAACCCTGCTTTGCGGGGTTTGTTTACCCTATTTTGCTCAAGAGCGTCCTAATATTTTATGGATAACTTTTGAAGACACTTCACCGCAATTTATGGGTAGTTATGATAATTCTGATGCAGAAACTCCGGTTTTTGATAGGATGGCATCGCAAGGGGTGCGTTACACAAATGCTTTTTCGACAAATACAGTTTGTTCTCCCAGTCGCACTTCCATAATTACAGGAGTGCCTACCTATGAGCTGGGTACAGGTAATCACCGTAGCAATTATGCGATACCAGATTTTATAAAAGGATTTCCCAAATACTTGAAAGATGCGGGGTATTACGTGACTAATAACAGCAAGACCGACTATAATGTTAAAAATGAAAAAGACTTTATTGCAGAGACATGGAATGAAAGTTCTAACACCGCAGGGTGGTGGAACAAAGAGGAAAGTAAGCCTTTTTTCGCGGTATTTAATATTGCAGATTCGCACCAGTCACGTACAATGTCTATGAGTTATGAGTGGTATGAGCAAAATGTACTTAATTATCTTCCGGTTGCGGTTAAAAATGCAAACAATAAATTAGACGATGCCGCTGAACATTCACAACAAGCAATACCTCAATTTTCTGAAGGTAAAATAGATTTTACTTCGCTGCATAAAATGCATCATATAAGTGACACCGCATTTGCTATGCCTCCTTTTTATAGAGACAGTCCCAATATGCGTAAGCAAATGGCTCGGGTTTACAATTCGCTCAAGCTAACAGATATTAAAATGGGAAAACTTCTTGAGAGACTTCAATCTGAAGGATTTATGGAAAATACCATCATCTTTATTTTTGCAGACCACGGCGAAGGAATGCCACGAATGAAGACAAACGGTATAGGTCTGGGATACCGGGTGCCTTTCGTCGTATGGTTTCCCGAACGTTATAAACATCTCGCGCCTAATGGAAAAACAGGGGTTGTGACTGAAGAATTAGTGAGTTTTGAAGATCTCGCTCCTACAGTTTTAAAACTTGCAAATGTATCAAAACCAGAATATTTAAAGGGTAGAAACTTTCTAGGAGGTGAGCCTGAGAAAGCCCCAGAATATCTGTTTTTAGCTTCAGATCGGGCAGATAACGGGCCAGATTTAGTACGTTCTGTTACTGATGGTCGCTACATGTATTCTCGCAACTTTATGCCTTTCTATCCAGAATTGAAGTATATACACTATATCGAGCAAGGTGAGATAACAGCACATATGCGTGAAGATTTTAAAGATAATAAGCTAAACGAAACTCAAAAGTCAATTTTTAACAGACGTCCTTTAGAAACACTTTACGATTTGAAGAATGATACCTGGGAAATTAAGAACCTAGCAACTAATACACAGTATGATTCTATTGTTAGAAAAATGCGTAAGGCATTAATTGAAAATATTAAGGAGCGAAGAGATGTAAATTTTATGCCGGAGTATGAGCTTAATCGCGATTTTGATACTGGTTCTGCATATACAGAAAAAAGCCATAGAGCCTATTATCCGATTTCTGAAATTTTAAATATGGCGTTGAATGTAGGTTCTGCTGATGAGCAAAGTATTCAGAATAAAATGGAAGGTTTAGATCACAAGAATAAATTCGTGCGCTATTGGGCAGCATTGGGTCTTTATAGTGAGCGTAATTCATTAAGCAGAAAAACATTAATACAGATTAAAAGCAAGCTGAATGAAACTTACAAACCCGCTCAAATAACACTAGCAGCCGCCCTTTATGATAGAGAAAACAACAATGACGCATTAGAAATCTTAAAAAATGCGATTAGTGTTAAAAATGCAGAAACAAGTCTGATGGCAATTAATTACCTACTCTATATTAAAAATAGATCACCATTCTTAAGGGATGTGACGCTATTAAATAATACTGATGCACCCTATAAGGTTAAAGCAGCTTGTTTAGATTTTTTAAATCTTGAAGAAGCTATAAATTAA
- a CDS encoding SGNH/GDSL hydrolase family protein — translation MKNKIHFLILLAITFTLSCKAQVAGPDYLDSLKQELKVKWPNNRTINLVFHGHSVPTGYTTKGVLDRMHSYPLQTLKAVNDHYPYSVINTITTSIGGEQAEQGAKRMQDVFTHKPDVIFIDYALNDRGIGLERAKVAWELMIKQILEQDIKLILLTPTPDLREDITSEDTQLAMHSAQIRELAAKYKIGLVDSYALFKNLAVKTDLEGFMSQNNHINQKGHQLVSQLIFDTHFNFKQ, via the coding sequence ATGAAAAATAAAATACATTTTTTAATTCTGCTTGCAATCACATTTACTCTAAGTTGTAAAGCTCAAGTTGCAGGCCCAGATTATCTAGATTCTTTAAAACAAGAACTTAAGGTCAAATGGCCTAATAATCGAACTATTAATCTTGTATTTCACGGGCATTCTGTACCTACAGGATATACCACAAAAGGAGTGTTAGATCGTATGCATTCCTATCCTTTACAGACTTTAAAGGCGGTTAATGATCATTATCCCTATTCTGTTATAAATACCATAACTACTTCGATAGGTGGTGAGCAGGCAGAGCAAGGAGCTAAGCGTATGCAGGATGTATTTACGCACAAGCCAGACGTTATTTTCATAGACTATGCACTTAACGATAGAGGAATAGGGTTAGAACGCGCTAAGGTTGCGTGGGAATTGATGATAAAGCAGATTTTAGAACAGGATATTAAATTAATTCTGCTTACACCTACTCCAGATTTACGAGAAGATATTACTTCAGAAGATACACAGCTTGCTATGCATAGTGCACAGATACGTGAATTAGCTGCTAAATATAAAATAGGATTGGTTGACAGCTATGCACTTTTTAAAAATCTCGCGGTTAAAACAGATTTAGAAGGGTTTATGTCTCAAAACAATCACATCAATCAAAAAGGACATCAGCTCGTTTCTCAATTAATTTTTGATACCCATTTCAACTTCAAACAATAA
- a CDS encoding sulfatase family protein, producing MVKNLIHIIILSFLAMSSATLYSQTSADKPNIVLIYIDDLGYGDIGVNGAIGVKTPNIDKLAENGINFTDAHSAAATCTPSRYSLLTGSYAFRKEAEILEGDAPLLIDTTIRTLPGMLKDAGYKTGVVGKWHLGLGNGNVDWNTRVSPGPAEVGFDYSFLIPATGDRVPTVFLENQYVANLDPKDPITVRYGKAIEGGYPTGREHPELLKQYTDNYHLSAITNGISRIGNMKGGTDALWVDEEIPFVLNDKATAFIEDNKEQPFFLFYSFHDIHQPRVANVKFIESSTMGPRGDVIAQMDWSVGAIVDKLEKSGLLNNTIIIFTSDNGPILDDGYVDYARELVGEHKPGGAYKGSKYSVFEAGTRMPTILHWPAKVKPGTSNALLSQVDLYASFAALTHQKLKKNEAPDSENHWNAWIGKSSKARTFMLEEGYTYALRKGDFKYIQPKKDATIPQWIRLKYVDPGFSTVPQLYNLKLDPGETKNLSEAHPEIVKEMENRLSKILKNK from the coding sequence ATGGTAAAGAATCTAATACATATCATTATACTGTCTTTTTTAGCAATGAGCTCTGCGACTTTATATTCGCAAACATCAGCAGATAAACCAAACATTGTTTTAATCTACATAGACGACTTAGGCTATGGTGATATTGGTGTTAATGGGGCAATAGGAGTTAAAACACCTAATATAGATAAGCTTGCAGAAAATGGTATAAACTTTACAGATGCACATAGTGCCGCTGCTACCTGTACACCTTCGCGCTATTCGCTGCTAACTGGGAGTTATGCGTTTAGAAAAGAAGCAGAAATTCTTGAAGGTGATGCGCCTTTGTTAATAGATACTACGATACGTACGCTACCGGGTATGCTTAAAGATGCAGGCTATAAAACAGGAGTAGTAGGAAAATGGCATCTAGGTCTGGGCAATGGCAATGTAGATTGGAACACCCGTGTATCGCCAGGACCGGCAGAAGTAGGCTTTGATTATAGTTTTTTAATACCAGCTACGGGTGATCGTGTGCCTACGGTTTTTCTAGAAAATCAATATGTGGCTAATCTAGACCCTAAAGATCCCATTACTGTACGATATGGTAAGGCTATTGAAGGTGGGTATCCTACAGGACGTGAACACCCTGAACTTTTAAAACAATATACAGATAACTATCACTTGAGCGCAATTACAAATGGCATTAGTAGAATAGGTAATATGAAAGGAGGGACTGATGCTTTATGGGTAGATGAAGAAATTCCTTTTGTATTGAATGATAAAGCAACTGCTTTCATTGAAGATAATAAAGAACAGCCTTTTTTTCTGTTTTATTCGTTTCATGATATTCATCAACCGCGTGTAGCTAACGTAAAGTTTATAGAGTCTAGTACAATGGGCCCTCGTGGAGATGTCATCGCGCAGATGGATTGGAGTGTGGGCGCAATAGTTGATAAGCTTGAGAAATCTGGTCTTCTTAATAACACAATAATCATATTTACCAGTGACAACGGTCCCATTCTGGACGATGGGTATGTAGATTATGCTCGTGAACTTGTAGGAGAACATAAACCCGGAGGAGCATATAAAGGTTCTAAATATTCGGTATTTGAAGCTGGAACGCGTATGCCTACCATTTTACACTGGCCGGCAAAAGTTAAGCCTGGCACATCAAACGCTTTGTTGTCACAAGTAGACTTGTATGCAAGTTTTGCAGCGCTAACACATCAAAAACTTAAAAAGAATGAAGCGCCAGATAGTGAAAATCACTGGAACGCCTGGATAGGTAAATCTAGTAAAGCACGCACCTTTATGCTTGAGGAAGGTTATACCTATGCATTACGCAAAGGAGATTTTAAGTACATACAACCTAAGAAAGATGCGACTATACCGCAATGGATACGTTTAAAATATGTAGATCCCGGCTTTAGTACAGTGCCTCAGCTTTATAATTTAAAGTTAGACCCAGGAGAAACTAAAAATTTAAGTGAAGCTCATCCCGAGATTGTGAAAGAGATGGAAAACAGATTAAGTAAAATTTTAAAAAATAAATAA
- a CDS encoding sugar-binding domain-containing protein, which yields MIKTFKHIGFSICILSVLTLGLSCEQSQEVSIDLSGDWKFQIDSLDQGEDKKWYTEALEETVQLPGSMVENGKGYDVDLETKWTGNLWNDSLWYKSPKYEKYRKDDNIKVSFWLQPEKKYYGAAWYQKTITIPENWKDQVVTFNIERAHWESTVWVDDQKIGSENTLGTAHRYLLKDLKPGEHILTVRMDNRVRDINVGLDAHSISDNTQSNWNGLVGELSLTATPKVFIKSIKIVPDVNNKKALIKLTIENTTGTVNTAQIKLEAKGTNQHVATVKSLTEDLELKSGDNELSFDYTMGDNPALWDEFDTNLYELNLTLDSDAGVHFTTEKFGMREFKASDKHFVINDRPVFLRGTLECSIFPLTGYPPTEIDSWKSIFTTIKNHGLNHMRFHSWCPPEAAFDAADEMGVYLQVEASAWATIGDGAPVDKWLYKEGEAILEAYGNHPSFVMMAYGNEPSGKNHKQYLIDYVTHFKALDSTKMYTSAAGWPLIDNADYFNTPKPRIQQWNQNLNSIINAEEPQTLFDFQSIIDNTPMPVVSHEIGQWCVYPNFNEISKYTGVLKPKNLEIFKETLENNHLGHLADSLMLASGKLQTLCYKADIEAALRTKGFAGFQLLDLHDFPGQGTALIGVLDAFWEEKGYVSPAEFKAFSGETVPLARLKQRTFLNTDTLNASIELAHYGAKPLKGVTPAWKLINKSGDQVSSGTFPQGDFEIGNGIALGKISLPLNSIKAAQQLTLSVAVGEFENSWDVWVYPAKNKEINNEPRVVTQLDAATIAFLKQGGSVLLSTKKGAVAADKGGDIGIGFSSIFWNTSWTNGQKPHTLGILCDPNHPALADFPTQYHSNWQWWDAMSHSNAIILDEFSTDLKPIVRVIDDWFENRSLGLLFETRVGKGKLLISGIDLHTGIDKRIEAQQLLYSLKKYMSSNQFNPAQELDMQLIKGLYATN from the coding sequence ATGATAAAAACTTTTAAACATATCGGGTTTAGCATTTGTATTCTAAGTGTGTTAACACTTGGCTTGAGCTGTGAGCAGTCTCAAGAAGTGAGTATAGATCTTTCGGGAGATTGGAAATTTCAAATAGACTCACTAGATCAGGGAGAAGATAAAAAATGGTATACTGAAGCCTTAGAGGAAACGGTACAGCTTCCTGGATCTATGGTAGAAAATGGTAAGGGGTATGATGTAGATTTAGAAACTAAGTGGACTGGTAATTTATGGAATGACAGCTTGTGGTACAAAAGCCCTAAGTACGAGAAATACCGAAAAGATGATAATATAAAAGTTTCCTTTTGGCTGCAGCCTGAAAAAAAATATTACGGTGCTGCCTGGTATCAGAAAACAATTACAATACCAGAAAACTGGAAAGATCAGGTGGTAACGTTTAATATTGAGCGTGCCCACTGGGAATCTACAGTCTGGGTTGATGATCAAAAAATAGGATCAGAAAATACATTAGGTACTGCACATCGCTACCTTCTTAAAGATCTTAAGCCAGGAGAGCATATACTAACAGTAAGGATGGATAATCGTGTGCGTGATATAAATGTTGGGCTAGACGCACACAGCATATCAGACAATACCCAATCTAACTGGAATGGTCTTGTGGGTGAATTAAGTCTTACAGCTACACCCAAAGTCTTTATTAAAAGTATAAAAATTGTTCCCGATGTAAATAATAAAAAGGCGCTAATAAAACTTACAATAGAAAACACTACCGGTACAGTAAATACTGCGCAAATAAAGCTTGAAGCTAAAGGAACAAATCAACATGTTGCAACAGTAAAAAGCTTGACAGAAGATTTAGAATTAAAATCTGGGGATAATGAATTGAGTTTTGACTATACAATGGGTGATAATCCTGCATTGTGGGATGAGTTTGATACTAATCTGTATGAGCTCAACTTGACATTAGATTCAGATGCGGGTGTGCATTTTACAACAGAAAAATTTGGAATGCGGGAGTTTAAAGCCTCAGATAAGCATTTTGTTATTAACGATCGTCCGGTTTTCTTGAGAGGCACTTTAGAGTGCTCTATTTTTCCGTTAACGGGGTATCCACCTACAGAAATTGATTCTTGGAAATCAATATTTACCACTATAAAAAATCACGGTCTTAATCATATGCGTTTTCACTCGTGGTGTCCCCCAGAAGCTGCATTTGACGCTGCAGATGAGATGGGAGTTTACTTACAGGTAGAAGCTTCTGCCTGGGCTACAATAGGAGATGGCGCTCCTGTAGATAAATGGCTTTATAAAGAAGGAGAAGCCATATTAGAAGCTTATGGAAACCACCCATCTTTTGTAATGATGGCTTATGGTAATGAGCCTAGTGGTAAAAATCACAAGCAGTATTTAATAGATTATGTAACTCACTTTAAAGCCCTAGATAGTACTAAGATGTACACAAGTGCTGCGGGATGGCCATTAATTGATAATGCAGATTACTTTAATACCCCAAAGCCACGTATTCAGCAATGGAATCAAAACTTAAACAGCATTATCAATGCAGAAGAACCACAGACGCTATTTGACTTTCAAAGTATTATAGATAATACACCTATGCCGGTGGTAAGTCACGAAATAGGGCAATGGTGTGTATACCCTAATTTCAACGAAATTTCAAAATATACAGGGGTTTTAAAACCTAAGAATTTAGAAATTTTTAAAGAGACCTTAGAAAACAATCATTTAGGTCATCTTGCAGATAGTTTAATGCTCGCATCAGGCAAACTACAAACACTATGCTACAAAGCAGATATTGAAGCTGCATTACGTACAAAAGGTTTTGCAGGATTTCAACTATTAGATTTACATGATTTTCCTGGTCAGGGAACCGCTTTAATAGGGGTGTTAGACGCATTCTGGGAAGAAAAAGGGTATGTGAGCCCGGCAGAATTTAAAGCCTTTAGTGGTGAGACTGTCCCGCTGGCTCGATTAAAACAACGCACATTCTTAAATACAGATACTTTAAATGCTTCTATAGAACTGGCGCATTACGGTGCGAAGCCACTTAAAGGTGTAACACCTGCCTGGAAACTGATCAATAAGTCTGGAGATCAAGTGTCAAGTGGGACCTTTCCGCAAGGTGATTTTGAGATAGGCAACGGTATCGCTCTGGGCAAAATTTCACTTCCGCTAAATAGTATAAAGGCTGCACAACAATTAACGCTAAGTGTAGCGGTTGGCGAATTTGAGAATAGCTGGGATGTTTGGGTATATCCTGCAAAAAATAAAGAAATTAATAATGAACCGCGAGTTGTAACACAATTAGATGCTGCTACAATTGCATTTCTAAAACAAGGTGGGTCTGTTTTATTAAGTACTAAAAAAGGTGCTGTTGCCGCAGATAAAGGTGGCGATATTGGCATAGGTTTCTCCAGTATTTTCTGGAATACCTCGTGGACAAATGGTCAAAAGCCCCATACATTAGGAATTTTATGTGACCCCAATCATCCTGCATTAGCAGATTTTCCAACACAATACCATTCTAACTGGCAATGGTGGGACGCAATGTCTCACAGCAACGCTATAATTCTTGATGAGTTTAGTACAGACTTAAAACCTATAGTGCGGGTAATTGACGACTGGTTTGAAAACCGAAGTCTGGGGTTATTATTTGAGACTCGCGTAGGTAAAGGGAAACTTCTGATTTCTGGAATAGATCTACACACAGGTATTGACAAGCGTATAGAAGCGCAGCAACTGCTGTATAGTTTAAAAAAATACATGAGTAGTAATCAATTTAATCCTGCTCAAGAGTTAGATATGCAACTTATAAAAGGGTTATACGCCACTAATTAA